A single region of the Triticum dicoccoides isolate Atlit2015 ecotype Zavitan chromosome 2B, WEW_v2.0, whole genome shotgun sequence genome encodes:
- the LOC119366002 gene encoding flavonoid 3',5'-hydroxylase 2-like, with amino-acid sequence MQLAAVYTDPWVLSGTALFVLVHLVLRYIRSDGRRLPPGPRGFPILGALPLVGPTPHTGLAALAQKHGPVMYLKMGTCGVVVASSPAAARQFLKVQDARFADRPAVASAVDITYGFQTIAFGMQGPRWKQMRKLSTVHLLGAQAMSEWASVRRDEAGRVLRDVAGASVGGELVSVPDVLVRAFANIIGQITLSKRLFDTQGDEANRYKEMITLVQSGSGLFNISDFVPALSRFDLQGVQAKLRKIHLRFDDMISSLLDEHSATATQRQGRPDFIDKLRASMADENKDSNDADTISEVNVKGFVFDMFTAGTDTASIIAEWALAEMIKNPSIMARAQEEMDRVVGRGRRLEESDVAGLPYLQAVCKEAMRLHPSTPLSIPHFSGEECEVDGYRIPKNTQLLVNIWAIGRDPAAWEDPLEFRPERFLSGPTASVDALGNCFELIPFGAGRRICVGKLAGMVFVQYFLGMLVHAFEWRLPEGEKLDMEEQFGLTMPKAVPLRAVATPRLAPAAYA; translated from the exons ATGCAGCTCGCCGCGGTGTACACGGATCCCTGGGTGCTCTCCGGCACCGCCCTCTTCGTCCTCGTCCACCTCGTGCTCCGGTACATCCGCTCCGacggccgccgcctcccgccgggcCCTCGCGGCTTCCCGATACTCGGCGCGCTGCCCCTCGTCGGCCCGACCCCGCACACCGGGCTGGCGGCGCTGGCGCAGAAGCACGGCCCGGTCATGTACCTCAAGATGGGCACCtgcggcgtcgtggtggcgtcgtccCCCGCGGCGGCGCGGCAGTTCCTCAAGGTGCAGGACGCGCGCTTCGCCGACCGCCCCGCCGTCGCCAGCGCCGTGGACATCACGTACGGGTTCCAGACCATCGCGTTCGGCATGCAGGGGCCCAGGTGGAAGCAGATGCGGAAGCTGTCGACCGTGCACCTGCTCGGGGCGCAGGCCATGTCGGAGTGGGCGTCCGTGCGCCGGGACGAGGCCGGCCGCGTGCTGCGCGACGTGGCTGGGGCCTCCGTGGGCGGGGAGCTGGTCTCCGTGCCGGACGTGCTGGTGCGCGCGTTCGCCAACATCATCGGGCAGATCACGCTGAGCAAGAGGCTGTTCGACACCCAGGGCGACGAGGCCAACAG ATACAAGGAGATGATCACGTTGGTGCAGAGCGGGTCGGGGCTGTTCAACATCAGCGACTTCGTGCCGGCCCTGTCACGCTTCGACCTGCAGGGTGTGCAGGCGAAGCTGCGGAAAATCCACCTCCGCTTCGACGACATGATCAGCAGCCTCCTGGACGAGCACTCGGCGACGGCCACGCAGCGGCAGGGCCGGCCGGACTTCATCGACAAGCTCAGGGCCAGCATGGCGGACGAGAACAAGGACAGCAACGACGCCGACACCATCTCCGAAGTCAACGTCAAGGGATTCGTATTT GACATGTTCACGGCCGGCACGGACACGGCGTCGATCATCGCGGAGTGGGCGCTGGCGGAGATGATCAAAAACCCGTCCATCATGGCGCGCGCGCAGGAGGAGATGGACCGCGTGGtcggccgcggccgccgcctcGAGGAGTCGGACGTCGCCGGCCTCCCCTACCTGCAGGCCGTCTGCAAGGAGGCCATGCGGCTCCACCCCTCGACGCCGCTCAGCATCCCGCACTTCTCCGGCGAGGAGTGCGAGGTGGACGGCTACCGCATCCCCAAGAACACGCAGCTGCTGGTCAACATCTGGGCCATCGGCCGGGACCCGGCGGCGTGGGAGGACCCGCTCGAGTTCCGGCCGGAGCGGTTCCTGTCCGGGCCGACGGCCAGCGTGGACGCGCTGGGGAACTGCTTCGAGCTAATCCCCTTCGGCGCCGGCCGGCGGATCTGCGTCGGGAAGCTCGCTGGCATGGTGTTCGTGCAGTACTTCCTGGGCATGCTGGTGCACGCGTTCGAGTGGCGGCTGCCGGAGGGCGagaagctggacatggaggagcagTTCGGGCTCACGATGCCCAAGGCCGTGCCGCTGCGGGCCGTTGCCACCCCACGGTTGGCGCCGGCCGCGTACGCGTGA